The following nucleotide sequence is from Pseudobdellovibrionaceae bacterium.
CGGGCGAACCGGTGGATGACAAGTATATGTTGGCTGAATCCGAGAGATTTAACATCAAAATGCGCTCTTCTGGGGTGCGGGCTCGCTTGACCACTGACTTTCGAGGGCGTGACAATCTGGCCTGTAAACGACTCAAAAGGAACATGCGCGGAACTGTGGTTGCGCGCAAAGATGGCGGCATCCTCATTGCCTTTAATCCGGAAGACTGGAAAAAGGCCTGCGGCGACGCCGATGGAGTTCTGGGTCAACCCATGGCTTGGGTTTATGAACCAGGGAATTTTGTTCGTCGGGACAACAGCGAAACCGCCACCAGCTATGGCGTCACTGGTGAAGCCGTGGCGGCCATGCAAGACGCGCAGGTCGAAGCCACCAGTGATGCGGGCCAGTTTGCCGATGACGGACTCTCGGAAGCCGAATGTAACACTTGTGGTGCCCCACCCGATTTTAGTGGCGCCAAGGACATTTCGGCCGCACTCACACACGGAGATTTGGATCGCCGCTGTTTTCGCTCCGATGGAACTGCGGATGTTGCGACTGGAGGATTTAAGGCCATTCTCGCCCGCGCCCGTTCTCGGGGCTGGAACAAAGCCTGTGTGAATGAGCTCAAGCGCATCGCCTGTGAAGAATCACCGTGGAAAGATCTAGGCCTCAAGGATCGCTTCAATCGAATTATGGCCTTGGGTAAAAAACACGCACAGAAGTATGGCGTCGACGCGAGAGCCATGCCCTGTATCGCGGGAGCCGAAACCCTGTCGTTGGAACCTTTGATTAAGGTCTTTCATTCATGTTACAAAGGCATTCACAATAACTACACCGCTCAGGGAATGGGACAGATGACCCGCACCACATTCCGCGCTTATTTCAAACGTGGCGGCGCGGGACTGGGGCCATTTAGAAGCTCGATCCCCCCGTTCAATCAACCGCCCTACAATCAGGACGCAGATAAACTCTTCGATGCGATGGGCACCAGTGTAGAACTACAGCTTGAAATCATGGCCTATACCCTCAGGGAGAAGAAGAGGGGCTCAAAGGACTGGACCATGTTTTTTCGCTACCATGGTGTTTCTAAAGGCTACGCCAACGCGGCCAATCGATGCATGAGCTGTTTGAAAAACCGCATTGATCAAAATGGACGATCCATTGCCTCGGAAGATCCGGTTCAATGCCTTAGCTACACGGCCCGATCTGGCAATGGCTTCTATCGTCATGCCAACAACCAGATTTACAAGTCTTTTGATGGAACAAGGAAGGAATGTCAGCGCATTAAGCGCAGTGACTTTACTCCTGTATGTGGAGGTCGATAATGGATTGGATGACCAAGACCGTGAAATGTTCGTATCAGCTTTTAACATTGAGCGTTTGTCTGCTGATGGGCACTGCCTCTGCAGTTGCCGATCAGGATCCTAATTTCAGGCCGGCCCAGAAGAGAGCTCAACGAACTCCCCAGTCCACAATTAAGGAAGTGATCGGCACACTCAAGCATGGACCAGACGAGTGGAAGGCCTATAGCGAAATGGTGGGGCAGGCGGAGACCCATTTGGTTGTTGAAATCAATGGCGAAGCGGCCCTGAAGTTTCGCGAATTGGACGGTTTTTTTGATCGCGGACGCCTCACCCGCATTAAACATGCGGTTTACAAGAACCCCGTGTTGATCACCGTCTGGGAAAGAGGTGTGGGTAGCAAGATCTTGCGGATCTTTTATCCGACGGAAACCACTGAACCGGTATTTGTGGTGGAAACTCCAGATGAAGGCCTTAATTTTCGCGTTCAGAAAGATCGCATCCAGATTCGCTACACTGACCCCAATTCGCTGACTCCGGGGTTTTCCGACAAACCACCCAAGCAACTCCTGGTCGAATGGCCGCCAAGGGCCAAGTAAAGAGCGATAATTGAAAAAAAAAGCCAGGTCGAGACCTGGCTTTTTTTATAGGCTACTTGTCTAACACTTGGTTAGTGTTTGGCTTTGGCCTTCTTAGGCTTAGCGGCTTTTTCCTCAGCCATGGCGGCCTTGGCAACCACTTCCTCGGCGGGCTTATCTTTGGCCGCTTCGGGCTTTTTCTTGGTCACACCGTAGACTTCCAACAAAGCTTCGCGCAGTTCCTTTTTAATCTCAGGATTTTCCTTGAGGAAAGTCCGTGCGGCTTCACGGCCCTGACCCACACGTTCGCCTTTGTAGCTGTACCAGGCGCCAGACTTTTCAAAGAGGTCTTTCTTAACTGCCAGGTCAAGAATGTCACCTTCTTCAGAAATACCCTCACCGTACATCAGATCAAATTCCACCTTGGCAAAAGGAGGGGCCATTTTATTTTTGACCACCTTCACCGCTGTGCGGTTGCCAGTCACTTCTTCGCCGTTTTTGATGGCGCCAATACGACGGACATCCAAACGCACAGAAGAGTAAAACTTCAGGGCATTTCCACCAGTGGTGGTTTCAGGGTTACCAAACATCACGCCGATCTTCATGCGGATTTGGTTGATGAAAATCACCAGGGTGTTACTGCGGTTAATGACGGCCGTCAACTTACGCAGAGCCTGAGACATCAAGCGCGCCTGAAGACCCATGTGGCTATCGCCCATGTCACCCTCGATCTCCGCACGAGGTGTGAGAGCGGCAACTGAGTCCACCACCAAAACATCCACGGCACCGGAACGCACCAGAGTTTCGGTGATCTCCAAAGCCTGTTCACCAGTGTCAGGCTGAGAGATGAGCATTTCATCCACCTTCACACCCAGCTTACGGGCATAAGACACATCCAAGGCATGTTCGGCGTCCACGAAAGCCACGGTGCCACCCGCCTTTTGAGCTTGGGCAATAGTGGAAAGAGCCAGAGTGGTTTTACCGGAAGATTCAGGTCCATAAATCTCCACAATACGGCCGCGGGGAAGACCACCAATACCCAAAGCAATATCCAAGCTCAAAGCCCCTGTGCTGAAGACAGGAACATTGTCATAAAGACTGGTGTCTCCGCCGAGCTTCATGATCGAGCCTTTACCGAACTGCTTTTCAATCGCGCCGATGGCCAGTTCTAGGGCTTTGGATTTGTCTCCACCTGTCTGCATATTTGCCATATAGAGGCTCCTCTCATGCTGATGTTGTGTTTGATCTTTCTAATACAAAAAGGTCACTCATTCAGGGTTTCGAGTAATAGCTCCAGGGCGTAGAATGCCGACTGGAACTGGACTTCTGTCCTTGCTCCCCCATCAAAGTACTTTTGCACCCGTTTTTCAACTCCTGGGCCACACAACGCAAAGCAAACTGTTCCAACTGGCTTCTCTTCTGTTCCGCCATCCGGACCGGCGACACCCGTGATGCTGAGAGTCCAATCGGCTCCCAACATCTCGCGCGCCCCGCGGGCCATAAAAGTGGCTACAGGTAGACTGACTTCCCCATAAGATTCAATGGCATAACGCGGAACCTCCAGAAGAGCCTCTTTTACCCCACCCGCATAGCTCACCACCGAGCCCCTGAAAAAGGACGACACTCCGGGTTGAGAGGCAATCCAAGAAGAGAGGAGTCCACCAGTGCAGCTCTCGGCCAGACCCAAGGTTTTTCCCCGATCCCAAAACCACTGAGAGAGAAGGTTGATTCTTTCTGCCACTAAAGTCTGTTGTTGATTGGTCATTGTCATAGCACCAGTTGCTGGCCCAGCCAGTCCGTTTTTGTGTAAGCGATCTGCAAAAGCACGTTGGTTAAAATCCCGGCCACTAAATCATCGGCCACCACACCTAAGCCACCTTGAACCTTACGGTCGACGACCGAAATGGGAAAGGGCTTTACCGCATCGAGGAGGCGAAAAATCGCAAAAGCTGCAACAAAGCTCTGCCAGGTCAAAGGCAGCCACAGCATGGCGACGACAAAACCCGCGACTTCATCAATCACCACCTCTTTGGGGTCATGATCCCCGTGCTGAGTCTCGTACATCTGTGCCACGACAATGGCGACCACCACCAGAATTGCAGTGGCCAGCATGTAAAAGTACTCGCCTCCCCAGGCAAACAGCGGCACGAGAGGCAAAGCCGCCAGGGTTCCCACCGTACCCGGAGCCTTTGGGGCTTTCCCCAATCCTCCTGCTGTTGCCAACAAACTGACCCAACGACTCTGGTCCAAAGCCTTATCTCCTCTCAGCACAAGGGGGCCATCATTGGTTTGATTCGGTCCAGTGTCAAACAGGAAGCCCATCCCGACTAAGGATGTGGTGCGAGGCATAAGTGTGCTTTTCCCTCTGAATTTCCCTATAATAAAGCCATCAACAACAGATTTTTCTCCTGTGAGTGAAAGCCTTTAATGTCCAGCATCGAACTCGATGACATTCTCAAACTTGCCATGAAAAAAGGGGCCAGCGACGTTCACCTGAAGGCCGGCATTATGCCAGTGATCCGCCGTCATGGAATCCTCCGCCCCTTGTCCACCAATCTTCCCAGCCTGAGTGGGGACGAAATCAACTCCATGGCCATGAAGATCATGGACAAGAGAACCCAGGAGAAATTCCTCAACGAGCACGAAGTGGACCTCGGCTACGGCATTTCCGGTCTCGGCCGGTTCAGGGTGAACGTGTTCCGCCAAAGGGGCACCACCCGCATGGTGATCCGCAATATTCCCCACATTGTTCCGAGCTTCAAAGACCTGAACCTTCCCGATGTCATCGAAAAAATCGCCGCCAACGAGAGAGGACTGATCCTGGTCACCGGAGTTACCGGGTCCGGAAAGTCGTCCACTCTGGCGGCCATTATCGACTACATCAATCGGCACAAGAACAAGCACATTCTGACCATTGAAGACCCCATTGAATTCCTTATTCGCGACCGCAAAAGCATTATCACCCAAAGGGAGTTGGGCGTGGATGCCACGGGTTTTGCCGCATCTCTCAAGGCCGCCCTCCGCCAAGACCCGGACGTGATTCTCATCGGTGAAATGCGCGACCGAGAGACCATCGAGACCGCCCTGACGGCGGCGGAAACCGGACATCTGGTCCTCTCCACTCTCCATACTCTGGATGCCCAAGAGACCATCAACCGGATTGTGGCGGTGTTCGACCCCCATCATCAGCATCAAATTCGTATGCAGATTGCCGCAGTGTTAAAGGCCGTCATCAGTCAGCGTCTGGCCCGACGACAGGACAAAAATGGTTTCGTTCCAGCTGTGGAGATCCTCATAAATAACACCCGTGTGCGAGAGATGATTGAAGACCGGGACAAAACCAAGTACATTTCTCAAGCAATTGAAGAAGGTCAGGTCTCTTGGGGAATGCAGTCCTTCGATCAAAGCTTGATGGATTTGATTGATCGCCGGCTGATCTCCTTCGAGGAAGCTCTTCAGCTGTCCACCAACCCGGAAGATTTTCGGGTGCGCTATAGCGGTGTCGACGCCATGGATGGAAAAAAGTGGTCCGAGGGCGGCGGCGCGGTGGACAAGCGGGTTTCACAGAACTGGAAAGAGATTTCGGAAGTGGAAATTGAAGTCCTCACCGAAATCAAAAAGCGCCAGGCCCTGGAATCCAAGAAGAAAAAGGACAACGGCGATCCCGAAGACGAAGCCTGATCTTTCTGCAACCTGAAAAATCACAGGAGTGACATGGACCCTCGTGCAGAAAATCAGCTCTCCGACAACCTAGCCATGGCCATGGATAAACTGGTGCGCTTTCTCGCCCGTAGGGACCACAGCGAACTGGAGCTCCAGGAAAAGCTGGGGAAGAGCTTCACCCAGGAGGTGGTCGACCGGGCCATCGAGACCGCCCGTGAGCGAAAATGGTTACCGGACCCCCAAGAATTGGCCGAGCGGGTGGCCTCAGCCCTGGGGGCTAAACGCAAGGGACAGCTCTATATTCAAAATTACCTAAGAAAAAAGGGCCTCCCGCCGGTTCCCCGGCAGGAGGAGCAAGAGCTGGAAAAGGCACGGGATTTGCTGAAAAGTCGGTTTGATTGCTTTGATAATTGGCTCGACCATGAGATGAAACAAAAGGCCTATCGGTACCTAGCCAACCGGGGCTTTGAAGACCAAATCATTAAGAAAGTGCTCTATGAAAAGTCATGAAGTTCGCCAGGCGTTTATTGATTACTTCAAAAAACAGGATCATGCCCCCGTGGCCAGCTCCCGCCTGATTCCTGAAAATGATCCCACTCTGCTGTTCACCAACGCGGGAATGAACCAGTTCAAAAATGTGTTCCTGGGCCTGGAGTCCCGCGACTACAAACGAGCGGTCTCGTCCCAAAAATGTGTGCGCGCCGGTGGTAAACACAACGATCTGGAAAACGTGGGGCACACGGCTCGTCACCACACCTTCTTTGAAATGTTGGGCAACTTCTCTTTTGGTGATTACTTTAAAAAGGAAGCCATCCACTACGCTTGGGAATTTGTTACCAAGGATTTGGGCCTGGACAAGAAGCGACTCTACGTCTCGGTTTTTAAAGACGACGATGAGGCCGCAAACATTTGGCACAAGCAGGAAGGCGTCGCCAAAGATCGCATTTATCGCTTTGGCGAAAAGGATAACTTCTGGCGCATGGGCAACAGTGGCCCCTGTGGCCCCTGCTCGGAGATCTTTTACGATCTCGGCCCCGAAGTGGGCGGTGACCCTAAAGAGAATGTGGTCGGCGGCGAAGGGGACCGCTACGTGGAATTTTGGAACCTGGTCTTTATGCAATTTAACGAATCTGAAGACGGTACCAAAACCCCACTCCCCAACCCCAGTATTGATACCGGCTCCGGACTTGAGCGCGTGTCGGCCATTATGCAGGGGGAGATCAACAACTATCACACTGATTTGTTTCAAGAGCTGATTGGCGTGGCGATGAAAATATCAGGCCACGAGTACCTGAAGTCCCTGGCAAAAATCAAAGACAAGGAAAAAGCGGAGCGCGAAGCCCTGAACATGGCCTTTCGTGTGGTGGCTGATCACAGCCGCGCGGCGGCCTTTTTGATTGCTGATGGAGTGCTACCCTCGAACGATGGACGGGGTTATGTCCTCAGACGCATCATGCGCCGGGGTATTCGCTATGCCCGCAAGTTGAGCCAGAGCAATTCCCTGATGGTGCCAGTGGTGGAAAACGTCATTGCCTCCATGGGCGATGCCTACCCGGAACTGGTGGAACAAAAACAGCTGATCTCCACCACCATGAGAGATGAAGAAGCTCGCTTTTTGTCCACCCTGGATCAGGGAACTCACATTCTGGAGAACGAGCTGAAGAAATTGTCCGAGTCAGGACAGAAAACTCTCGATGGTAAAATTGTGTTTAAACTATATGACACCTTTGGCTTTCCCGCGGACCTCACTCGGGTGATGGCTAATGAACATGGCTGTCATGTGGATGAGGCTGAGTTTGAACGTCGCATGGAGCAGGCCCGTGAAAAGGCCAAGGCATCATGGAAGGGCAAGGCCCTTGGTGGCGACCAGGCCCACTACATCAAAGTCAGCCAGGAACTCCTCAAGCAATCAGGCCCCACAGAATTTAAGGGCTACGATGGGGTGATACAAAGTTCAGGCAAAGCTCTTCTCTTGTCCGATGGCAAGAACCTTAGGGATTCACTGAAGTCTGGCGACGAAGGTGTGATCGCCTGTGATCAAACCTGCTTTTATGCCGAAAGCGGTGGTCAGGTTGGAGACCAGGGACTCTTGGTAGGTGCGGAAGGCCAGGCTGAAGTCCTTGATACCACAAAAGTGAACGACATCTTTCTTCACCACATTAAGATGGTGGATGGCGTGATCAAAAAGGGCGAAGATGTTTTGCAGAAGGTGACAACAGCCGAGCGTCGCAACACCGCTTGCAACCACTCAGCCACTCACCTCATGCACGCAGCCCTAAAAACGGTACTCGGTTCCCATGTGAACCAGGCCGGTTCACTGGTGGACAGTCAGCGGCTGCGCTTTGACTTCACCCATAACAAGCCTGTCAGCGAAGACGAAATTCGCAAAATAGAAGACCTGGTGAATCGAGAAATCTCGGCAGCGCGAACGGTTGCAACCAGCGTGATGAGTCCAGATGAAGCTAAAGAACAAGGAGCATTGGCACTGTTTGGGGAAAAGTATGGGAACAAAGTGCGTGTCGTGAAGATGGGCGATTTTTCTATGGAACTCTGTGGAGGAACCCATGTGGATAACACCGCCATGATTCGCCTTTTCAAAGTCGTCTCCGAAGGCAGCGTCAGCTCCGGGGTGCGCCGGATTGAAGCCATCACGGGCGATATGGCCTGTCGCTTTTTGCTGCAAAACACCCGTGAGAACCTTAAGTCCCGCCATTCAGCCGGAATGGCCGAGCCCTGGATGCAGTATTTGGAACAGGAAGACAGCGCCGAGGGATCGGCCAATCTGACGGACTGGATGGAAAAACAGCGTCAGGAAATCAAGGGGCTGCAAAAACAACTGGCGGACCTAAAAGGGAATCAAATCAGCGTTGAGGACCTGATTAATGGTGCCATTCCTTTTGAAGTGGGTGGCAAATCAGGGAAGTTAGTACTCGCAGACGTCCCCGTCGATGATCGCAAAGTCCTCAGTGAGATCGGCGACAAAGTGAGAGACAAGATCCAATCAGGCGTGGTGATCATCGTCGGCACCGGCGAAAAATCCCACCCCATCATTGTCTCAGTCACCAAGGATCTCGTCGGCCCCATGAATGCGGGGCAGATCCTTAAAGAGATCTCCCAGGAAATGGGCGGTAAAGGCGGTGGACGACCGGACTTTGCCCAGGGAGCCGGCCCCAACCGCCAAGGCTTGAACAAGGCCTTTGACAAGGCAAAAAATATGGTGGGACTGCACTAGCCTTAAAACAACACAGATTTGCCTGTATAGATGTCGTGAACGGGGCTGAAGCCCCGCTTCACGCATTAATCTCTATACTCCCCGCCCGTATACCTATTATCCTAGCTTCCTGATCCTACGAACATGTGGACCCAGCAAAGGGTCCGGGGTACTCAATCGATATTTTAGTCAAAGTGACTTTACTGGTGATTCTAGCCTTTTCTACCATCAACCTGGTAGCTAACGTGGTCCTTTACTCTTCGACGAGAAAACCCATCTATTTGCGCTTGGGTCTCTTCTGGGCATTCCTGGTTTTAAACTTCGGTGTTCAGTATTTGGTCCGCGAAGCCAGTGAATTCTGGATTATCAGTAGTTTCGTATTTGTCATAATCCCCGCTCTCTTTTTGGCCCATGCCTCTGTGGAATTCACTGGCCAACGGTTTCCCCTGAAAACCTTTTTGGCCGTGGGCGCCGCCGCGATTCTCATGACCGTCGTTCTCGACTTTTTTCCACTGCCCTTTTATGCCCGCGCCATA
It contains:
- the recA gene encoding recombinase RecA translates to MQTGGDKSKALELAIGAIEKQFGKGSIMKLGGDTSLYDNVPVFSTGALSLDIALGIGGLPRGRIVEIYGPESSGKTTLALSTIAQAQKAGGTVAFVDAEHALDVSYARKLGVKVDEMLISQPDTGEQALEITETLVRSGAVDVLVVDSVAALTPRAEIEGDMGDSHMGLQARLMSQALRKLTAVINRSNTLVIFINQIRMKIGVMFGNPETTTGGNALKFYSSVRLDVRRIGAIKNGEEVTGNRTAVKVVKNKMAPPFAKVEFDLMYGEGISEEGDILDLAVKKDLFEKSGAWYSYKGERVGQGREAARTFLKENPEIKKELREALLEVYGVTKKKPEAAKDKPAEEVVAKAAMAEEKAAKPKKAKAKH
- a CDS encoding CinA family protein; amino-acid sequence: MTNQQQTLVAERINLLSQWFWDRGKTLGLAESCTGGLLSSWIASQPGVSSFFRGSVVSYAGGVKEALLEVPRYAIESYGEVSLPVATFMARGAREMLGADWTLSITGVAGPDGGTEEKPVGTVCFALCGPGVEKRVQKYFDGGARTEVQFQSAFYALELLLETLNE
- a CDS encoding phosphatidylglycerophosphatase A gives rise to the protein MGFLFDTGPNQTNDGPLVLRGDKALDQSRWVSLLATAGGLGKAPKAPGTVGTLAALPLVPLFAWGGEYFYMLATAILVVVAIVVAQMYETQHGDHDPKEVVIDEVAGFVVAMLWLPLTWQSFVAAFAIFRLLDAVKPFPISVVDRKVQGGLGVVADDLVAGILTNVLLQIAYTKTDWLGQQLVL
- a CDS encoding type IV pilus twitching motility protein PilT — encoded protein: MELDDILKLAMKKGASDVHLKAGIMPVIRRHGILRPLSTNLPSLSGDEINSMAMKIMDKRTQEKFLNEHEVDLGYGISGLGRFRVNVFRQRGTTRMVIRNIPHIVPSFKDLNLPDVIEKIAANERGLILVTGVTGSGKSSTLAAIIDYINRHKNKHILTIEDPIEFLIRDRKSIITQRELGVDATGFAASLKAALRQDPDVILIGEMRDRETIETALTAAETGHLVLSTLHTLDAQETINRIVAVFDPHHQHQIRMQIAAVLKAVISQRLARRQDKNGFVPAVEILINNTRVREMIEDRDKTKYISQAIEEGQVSWGMQSFDQSLMDLIDRRLISFEEALQLSTNPEDFRVRYSGVDAMDGKKWSEGGGAVDKRVSQNWKEISEVEIEVLTEIKKRQALESKKKKDNGDPEDEA
- a CDS encoding RecX family transcriptional regulator; the encoded protein is MDPRAENQLSDNLAMAMDKLVRFLARRDHSELELQEKLGKSFTQEVVDRAIETARERKWLPDPQELAERVASALGAKRKGQLYIQNYLRKKGLPPVPRQEEQELEKARDLLKSRFDCFDNWLDHEMKQKAYRYLANRGFEDQIIKKVLYEKS
- the alaS gene encoding alanine--tRNA ligase codes for the protein MKSHEVRQAFIDYFKKQDHAPVASSRLIPENDPTLLFTNAGMNQFKNVFLGLESRDYKRAVSSQKCVRAGGKHNDLENVGHTARHHTFFEMLGNFSFGDYFKKEAIHYAWEFVTKDLGLDKKRLYVSVFKDDDEAANIWHKQEGVAKDRIYRFGEKDNFWRMGNSGPCGPCSEIFYDLGPEVGGDPKENVVGGEGDRYVEFWNLVFMQFNESEDGTKTPLPNPSIDTGSGLERVSAIMQGEINNYHTDLFQELIGVAMKISGHEYLKSLAKIKDKEKAEREALNMAFRVVADHSRAAAFLIADGVLPSNDGRGYVLRRIMRRGIRYARKLSQSNSLMVPVVENVIASMGDAYPELVEQKQLISTTMRDEEARFLSTLDQGTHILENELKKLSESGQKTLDGKIVFKLYDTFGFPADLTRVMANEHGCHVDEAEFERRMEQAREKAKASWKGKALGGDQAHYIKVSQELLKQSGPTEFKGYDGVIQSSGKALLLSDGKNLRDSLKSGDEGVIACDQTCFYAESGGQVGDQGLLVGAEGQAEVLDTTKVNDIFLHHIKMVDGVIKKGEDVLQKVTTAERRNTACNHSATHLMHAALKTVLGSHVNQAGSLVDSQRLRFDFTHNKPVSEDEIRKIEDLVNREISAARTVATSVMSPDEAKEQGALALFGEKYGNKVRVVKMGDFSMELCGGTHVDNTAMIRLFKVVSEGSVSSGVRRIEAITGDMACRFLLQNTRENLKSRHSAGMAEPWMQYLEQEDSAEGSANLTDWMEKQRQEIKGLQKQLADLKGNQISVEDLINGAIPFEVGGKSGKLVLADVPVDDRKVLSEIGDKVRDKIQSGVVIIVGTGEKSHPIIVSVTKDLVGPMNAGQILKEISQEMGGKGGGRPDFAQGAGPNRQGLNKAFDKAKNMVGLH